The region GTCTTACTTAACAGACCTGTACATGAATGCTTTGCACCATAAAATCAACGAAATCATTTTTTGCAGcattatgattatatttatcATGGCAGCAGATATCCAGGGTGGTTTTAATAGATCCGGCAAATTTCCTAACGTTTTTACAAATCCAACAAGATTCCTCGCTCTTCTTTCTGGTTGCAATTTTCtatatgtaaatttataatGCACCTTTGACTGCTTTTTTATACTTCTTAATGCTAGTTTGTGATAGATGGATATCACTAATAAGTATGCAATGTTTAACAGAACTGTACCAGGCAGCATCGGGATCATCAGCCTCTTTGCAGATCGGTGGCTCATTTTCTGCTCTTCCATCATAGCAATCATTTGAAGTTGGCTTTCTAAATATTGCAGCACCTACTTCATTCAACTTGTCTTGCTTTATTACCACTAGCTCCCAGCACATTGACTTTGTCAGCTCAGACATAGCTGCACAAAAATCAGAGAATGGGGCATTAGACCATGACTTGCTAGAGAACGGataaaaattttatcaattaattggCAATCACCTTTCCAAATGCCAGCATTTTCAGGATCGTTACGATATACTGGAGTTGCAGACCATACAAAGTAACCACCGGGCCGCAAGACACGATTCAATTCTAACAGAAGCTTACCACCTGCAATTTACTAAGACGTTAGCCATCAGTACATTGATATACGTACGTGATACAACCAACAAGCATAACAGCCAATGGGGCCAGCTGAAAGCTTCACCTTCAATATGCCATGGAACTCTACAGCGCGCACAATGGACAACATCAAACACCTTACTGGGGAAGGGTAGTCTTTTTGTACCCATAACAGCTGAGAAAGCAGGAATACCCCTTTCTAGTGCAAACTGCACTTGTGCCTCATGCTCATCCTTTGGAGCAAGCGACATTGCAAGTACATCTCTCTCAAAAAGGTATCCTCCAAAACTGGCCACTCCACATCCAACATCCAATATTACACGAGTTCTTTTTCCCCAGGCAATTTTAGGAAGAGACTGCATTGCCAGAAAAAACACCAGTTTCAAGAAATGAACCAGAAAATATTCATCAACAATACTCTATAATACAAAGATCCCCATTAATCGAAACATGTTGCAAATGTCTGCAAAAATAATCATAGGTTAAGTAACTAGGAgcttcaaaatttattttctgaCCCAGAAAACAGGATACACAAAGACAACACAGCCAAACATTTTCTgcctaaatttaaaattcaggTAGCAATGTGTCTATATATGCTCAAGTAAGTTGCATGAGCAATGCGTTTTTAGCTTTATCATGTTGTGGCATGGCATTGAGAAAAGATATAGCTTCATTGAGGAATCAATGCAATGCATACCACTTTCTAGTAGAAAACTCCACCAGGTAGAAGTAATGATGAGTATAAAATCTTACTCTTGTATAGCAAGGAAAGAGATGAAAAATACACTTTTTCctatacaattattaataaaatatctaaAGCACAGCACATTGTAACTAAAGAAACTATTCACTATTACAGGAATAAGAAAAACAGTTGATACTGAGTGGTGAAGGTAGAAAAagtgataaataaataaataataaaaacagaGCACTTTGGAGCTTGAAAGAACTAACATTTTGGACAAAATCAATATAGTGGAGAGCTCCATTCTTGAACTGAGTACCACCACCTGGAAAAGTAAGATATTCACCAGTAACTTTGACCCAGTTTTGATGCCCTTTGACCTTGGCAAGTTTGGCGTGAGGTACATTGGAGTACCATATCTGAAAAATGAGCAAACATCCTGGGTCATTAAATGAACAAAATTGCAATCAGAGAAGAAAAGCAAGTAGAACATTGCATGAAACTATACCTGCTCCCTGCTCTTAGGCCATTTGATGGACTGCTTGTATCCTTCAGGCAGTGGAACAAGACATGATGGAGCTTCTTCTGGACAGTGCCTCTCACGATGTTCATAGTGCATTGTAGTTGGAAGCTTGCGTATGGCTTGTAAATTATCTAAGCAAGGAATATAATCTGGTCCAGCACTGGTATTACACAGCCTCCACTTATGGCCATTATTACCCATGGAGAGTACAGATTCTTGTGATTCCTTCTCTTTTGCAGATTCAGCAGCTTGAGTTGACCAAGGGCCATTCTGAATAGTAGTTTCCTTCAAAATCTCAGACTGATCTCCTGATGGAAAAACTTCATCTCCATTCTGGTTGATTACAAGGTTATCTTCCTTGTCACTTCCAGACTTATCATCTGAAGCTTCATCTTGCTTAGTCTCAGCATTATCTTCATCCTCTTGCTTTGAATTTTCATCACTGCCCTCTGTGTGCTCAGAATTAACTGCATCCTCTCCAGTGTTGTCTTCAGACTCATTTACATTTGTTTGGAGACTTTCTTGTGCTTGATCAAATCCATCAGAATTTGACTTTTCAACTTCATTATCCAAATCCCCACTCACATGACTTGATTCTTCATCATTTGAACTTGTATCTTCACCATTGGTGTTTGAACTGGACTCAGCATCAGAATTGATATCAGTCTCCCCATCTGTTTGTG is a window of Ipomoea triloba cultivar NCNSP0323 chromosome 11, ASM357664v1 DNA encoding:
- the LOC115996711 gene encoding probable methyltransferase PMT25, with translation MASGNISRANGGRSKCYSTVTIVTLLGFCMIGIWMLMSSYTIPIQDMEFSSLDTENEVKVKATKSIKGRFALSLDDSQTDGETDINSDAESSSNTNGEDTSSNDEESSHVSGDLDNEVEKSNSDGFDQAQESLQTNVNESEDNTGEDAVNSEHTEGSDENSKQEDEDNAETKQDEASDDKSGSDKEDNLVINQNGDEVFPSGDQSEILKETTIQNGPWSTQAAESAKEKESQESVLSMGNNGHKWRLCNTSAGPDYIPCLDNLQAIRKLPTTMHYEHRERHCPEEAPSCLVPLPEGYKQSIKWPKSREQIWYSNVPHAKLAKVKGHQNWVKVTGEYLTFPGGGTQFKNGALHYIDFVQNSLPKIAWGKRTRVILDVGCGVASFGGYLFERDVLAMSLAPKDEHEAQVQFALERGIPAFSAVMGTKRLPFPSKVFDVVHCARCRVPWHIEGGKLLLELNRVLRPGGYFVWSATPVYRNDPENAGIWKAMSELTKSMCWELVVIKQDKLNEVGAAIFRKPTSNDCYDGRAENEPPICKEADDPDAAWNVELQACMHKIPTGGSKRGSRWPEVWPKRLEKPPYWLKSSELGVYGKSAPEDFTADYDHWKTVVSRSYLKGFDIDWSSVRNVMDMKAVYGGFAAALKDLKIWVMNIVPIHSPDTLPVIFERGLFGMYHDWCESFSTYPRSYDLLHADHLFSEMKERCSLEGVIAEVDRILRPKGKLIVRDNSEMILELEKIARSLHWKVKFTFSKDDEGLLCVEKTQWRPTQTETIMSAIA